In Limanda limanda chromosome 3, fLimLim1.1, whole genome shotgun sequence, the sequence atctagcctatttccattcatttatccatcaattgttaaatatgtttacagacgattccaattgtttggctaactattcatatctctggcattgcattagtgtttttttacaaacttttttctcatcttattctacagaacaatgccacgtgcactctctcatgtgtggagacatttcaccccatccaatgtagaaggaaaggctgtgtacatttgcaaatactgtgcaaagacctatgttaagaatgacacaacgatgcagaagcatatagtcaagtgcccaaagtttcctcagggctcaaatcagcctatgacacaacaaaatgtttatatttatgtctgtatatgacaaggtcaatacagtttgtataaattcccatggaaagtttccaacttggaatattcccggaattttgcaaccctagtgataATCAATAATCTGATGATCGATAACAGTGATCAGGATCCACCTGCTGGGAGCTCAGAGCTGATTGGTGGCTGTGAGTCATGTGACTCAGGTATGACACTGATCAGGTTTCACGAGTGACAAATACCTGTCATAACATCACGGTTATTCATCCCGGATATGAGACATATAGATACACACACTGCCTCTGTCTGTAATCGATCTCTGGTTTGTTCAGATCATAACTCACTATAATAATCAGACTCTGTTCTCAGATCAGTTGATGTTAGAATTCCGTCCTCGTGTTTGCTGGTTACCCGCTGGTGGTCACGTGTCCTCTGGCCCGATGACAGCTCAGATAAACAAACCAAACCTCCTTCGAACATCCTCTCATTTCACCTGAATGGCTTCGCAGGTGAAATTTAATGGATGAAAACACGAGTCTGCGCAGTGTTATTGATGCTGAAGAGCCGTGTTGCACTTcggctgcacacagacacacacagacacacaacagacccTCGGAGcttcacattcaaacacacaacatcccGCTCGCTTCCTCTGACGTCTCACTATGTTTTGCCAGCGAACGCAGGGCGAAGCTTTGACTGAACTTTAAATTGCATCCAAACaaaagagagtttgtggttCAGATTGACGCCGAATTGAACTACAGGTCTGGTAGTTCCACGGTGGGTGGTCAGTCACGTGATGAGAAGTGTTTGTTAACGTACAGACCGCGGTGGAGTTTAATGTGTGACGTTTCTGAGCGGAGTCTGGCGTGTTGCTGCGGTAGCTGCTAGCTAGCTGCTGGGCTCACCTCCCCAGATCCCGATCTTCAGCTGGGACTTGTCCAGGTTCTCCACGTAGTCCCCGATGAACCTGTTGAGCAGGTCGCTCACCAGGGACTCGAACACCATGACGCAAGGATCCGGACCCGACCTGCCGAGGGTCCAGCAGCTCACTTCCGGTTCAGATGGTGACAGGAGATCGGTTAGTgatgtctgagagagagagagagcgagagggagagagagagggcaagagagagagagagagagcaagagagagagagagagagagagagagagagagagagagggagggagagagagagagagagagaggtagagagagagagagagagagagggcaagagcaagagagagagagagagggcaagagagagagagagagagagagagagagagagagagagagagagcgagagggcaagagagagagagagggagagggcaagagagagagagcaagagagagagagagggagagagagagagagagagagagagagagagagagagagagagagagagagagggcaagagcaagagagagggcaagagagagagagagagagagagagagggcaagagcaagagagagagagagggagagagagagagagagagggcaagagcaagagagagagagagagagtgcaagAGAGAGCGGGGGAGAGAGCGGGGGAGAGAGCGACaatcagatcagaatcagaattattgttattgccaagtatatttgcatatattggaaattgccatggtgtggttagtacactgtgtgtgtgtgtgtgtgtgtgtgtgtgtgtgcgtgcgtgtgtgtgtgtgtgtgtgtgtgtgtgtgtgtgtgtgtgtgtgtgcgtgcgtgcgtgtgtgtgtgtgtgtgtgtgtgtgtgtgtgtgtgtgtgcttttactTGTAtatgtgtctttgtgaggaccacttTGAGCCTACAACctagtgaggacattttggctggtcctcacttAGATAGATCTAcaaacatttgtgtgtatgtgtgttgtccGGGCATTACTCTGTTGTGGGGACCCGGATCTGTTTACAGTCACATGACCAGCTGTCCCTatgaaataaagacatttatcaATGTCAGGTTTAGGTTAAGATTAAGTTTGAAGAAAGAGGAACAATGGTTTTAGTTGTAGAAAAGGTTTTGGTAAgactgtccacaatgaatggaagtccaGTCCAAGTCGAtcaaaccaccagggggcactaGCGGTAATAACTACACAtgtcccctgtctgtctgtccgacTTCGTTAAGAACACAAAGACGATCacatgactgtaaataaagatggacgactgtCTCCCACTGTCCATTTTCCAAGCAGCTTCATGAAGGGATCCCAGTTCAGCTTGTTGTTTCAggcttttcacaataagagttgATGCTCCACACTGACCTCCAATGTTCACCTGCAAACACATCTTATACTGTTACTACGGTAACGCAGGACAGACATACCTCGGgcggaaacaggaagtgtgtgggatttgttgttgctgttgctgttgtcgTTTAGAACCCGTAAGTGAAGAGAGGTTTCTTGCTGATGACCTGTAATCACTCGTGTGTTCTGAGCGCCGCGCGGACGTCAGAGTTCAGAGAATCGGCGCCATGTTTCCAGACTGAGGACGAAGAGCTGAATGAAACAGCACTTTGACGTTAATAAAAGTCACATGAACGAAGCAGCTGAAGCATCTGAGCCAATGTTCTCtaataaacagagagagagagagagagagagagagagagagagagagagagactgaacgCAGAGGTTAAAACATCTGTagaggaaaaacaagaacattCTGTGACAGTGACATAGATGTgttcatcgtcatcatcatcatcatcatttttatcAATAAGTAAATTCAAAATGGATTTTATGTTTCAGTTTAactttgtatttcctttttctccgtgtgtgcgtgtatggGGGGGGGCAGATCTAATACTTTCATATAAATATCAAATGAGAATAAATCATCAACCTTTagacaaataatcacaagacTAATGACTCTGATGGAGACTCATCGACTCCTGCTTGGTCCCTCCGTCCTCTGACGTTGTTGTTGGTCCATTTGTTgacttgttgtgttttgttgctgttgttagTTAGTTCCCTTTCTAATGTCGTCCTCTGTCCATTATGTCCTCTGATGCTGTCTTTGGTCCACTGGTCCTCTCCTGCTGTCCTCGGTCAGTATGTCCTCTGAGGCCATCGCTGTCTTTTTGTTCTGTTGCGTTGTCGTTGGTCCGTTGGTTCATCTTCTGACGATGTCATtggtttcttttgttgttgttgttgttgttgttgttgttgttgttgttgttgttgtttacttgtTCTGAGGCTCATTCGTTTTCTAAGGTTTCTCCACCAGGTCTGGGTGTGAATGGGAAATCTTCTGTATTTATATCGATCTTTTCTTGACGACCGCTCAACGCTCTTTACATTACGTGTCATTCAcccggtcacacacacattcacacgatGCATCGATGTGCAGcccttcctctgtgtgtgtgtgtgtggggggggggggggggggggtggattgGGGTTCTAGTATCTTGCAGGAGTCCGGGATCAAACCGCCGCCCTCTGGTTAGAAGGAGACCCCTGAGAGCCTCACCCTATGAATGAGTGATGATGCAGAGATGAAGGCCATGccccctcaccctcctcacctcaccccctccccctctcagCTGGTCATGTTACCTCCCCCCTCTCAGAGGGTCTTTAAAGGGCCTGTCGCcggctcagagagagagagacagcacaGTCCCAGCGACAGGTGAGTCCCctccgcctctctctctgtctctctctctctctgtgtgggtcatggtctctcatccctctctctctgtctctgtctctctctctccctttctctctctctctgtctctctgtctctctgtttgggTCAtggtctctctggtctctctggtctctctggtctctctggtctctcgtccctctctctctctctctctctctctctccctctctctctatctctgtctctctctctccctttctctctctctctgtctctctgtctctctgtttgggTCAtggtctctctggtctctctggtctctcgtccctctctctctctctctctccctctctctctctatctctgtctctctctctctctctctctctctctctctctttgacctttttgtaaaagatataagatataataagaatgatgatgatatacttgtatattcatattcatcttAATCAACAAACCAGTGGTTCTGACATGGagataaaatcattttaaaagaaaattatcAATCACAAACAAGTGTAAATGAtgtgattcatattttattattgttattattacatataatacacattttctttcttaaaagtacagattttaattttgaaatgaaaatacaagACCACCTGAATACTAATCTGAAAGTGATTGTGATTTTTTACGTTGGTTTGTTGTATTCGTCAGTTTCTCTGAATAATATctcttaaattaatttaacgCTGAACATTTTCAGATTATTACACAGAACTCtgtgattcatattttattaatatttattattactaaaaagtacagatttatttttgaaatgaaaatacaagACCACCTGAATACTAATCTGAAAGTGATTGTGATTTTTTACTTTGGTTTGTTGTATTCTTCAGTTTCTCGGACTAATTTCACTTTCGTTGAAGCTTTTCAGATTATTAAAcagaaatctaaaaataaaacaccttattaatttttttattttacgaAGATGAagatcaagaagaagaagaacatctCATACAGCTGGTCTCAGTCTTAAaatcctctgtctctgtttcctcctctccacgGCTCAGAGCAGAGAAGCTTCTCTCTGACGGACGCAGGATGTTCGGCTCTGTGCTGCTCTGCTATTGGTCCTTCAGCCTGCTGCGTCTCTCCTCCGCCCTCGTTCATGGGAACATCCAGCTGGACGACGACCGACGCACCGACGCCTCCTACCTGTCCGACATCGGTCAGTAGCACTCGAACAATCAGAGAGCTCGTCTGTCACCTGACTCACCAGAAACCAggtccacagaccaggtccacatCCAGAGTCTAGTCTGTGGTTCAGCTCAGATAAAGATGGAGGTTCACATTCAGTGTGAATAAAGTTTTTCTGTGAACAGACTCGTTCTGCTTGTTGTCCAGGTGACCTCATGAGTCTCATTCAGGATCCACATCCTGTCCTGACGCCTCGAGGTTCCTCCTCCAGTTGTTGCTGAGTTTTAAAGAAGAGAATCATCTGCATAGAAACGGATTATCACAAATGATTATACAGCTGTGGTTTCGAGTTAAGTTAAGTTGACGACGGGTAACaagacacatttgttttctgtctcatcTCCTGCAGGGAGAGGCCACGCCCCTGAGCCCATTCGTGACCCCGCCCTCCTGCCTGCTGACTCCATGGAGGATGACTTCCTGATGGACACGGGCTCCTACGACGAGGTGGGTACGAGTGATTTAAAGACACAGAACACTCCAGCACAGAAATGCTGACTGCGGTGAATTCTCCTGTTTGCAGGACTCGTCGGCCGCCCTGCAGCTGCAGGGGCGGGCCATGCGCTCGTCTCGCCGCTGCATCCCTCACCAGCAGTCGTGTCTGGGTTACCCGCTGCCCTGCTGCAACCCCTGTGACACCTGCTACTGTCGCTTCTTCAACGCCATCTGCTACTGTCGCAGAGTCGGCCACGCCTGCCCCCCCCGACGCACCTGATGATGTCACGCTGTCAGATACGTGCAAACTGAGAGGAAACGTGTTGATGCTCTGTCCATGACATGTATGAAATGTGCTGTTTGTGAAATAAATGACATGTTGGATAAAGTCTGTTCAATATTTTTTGTgtcaatcattttttaaatatcatgaGGACCACGAGGACGACATATGAACATGATAACAAACCTGCTGCAAACATGCCTAGAACATGCTAACTGGTCAATGAAGACAGACGTGTACTGAACACTGGACAGAGCCGTGGCTACGGTcgatgctaagctaagctaacacacTGACAGCTCTATATATAGAgcgacacagagacagatggtttcagagtttctgtattttattgatGATCAGGTTGGAACAGAAAGTGGTACGCTCTGAGATGCTTAGTTGGCAGCGATGGTCTGGTCCATCCAGGCGCGGAGCTCGGTGACACGGGCGTACACGCCGGGCATGGTGGGGGTGCAGGTTCCACTT encodes:
- the agrp gene encoding agouti-related protein: MFGSVLLCYWSFSLLRLSSALVHGNIQLDDDRRTDASYLSDIGRGHAPEPIRDPALLPADSMEDDFLMDTGSYDEDSSAALQLQGRAMRSSRRCIPHQQSCLGYPLPCCNPCDTCYCRFFNAICYCRRVGHACPPRRT